The sequence below is a genomic window from Amia ocellicauda isolate fAmiCal2 chromosome 6, fAmiCal2.hap1, whole genome shotgun sequence.
ctctctctctccatctctctgtctgtctctctctgtctctgtctgtctctctctctccatctctctctctgtccctctctgtctctccgtctctctctctctctctctctctctctctctctctctctctctgtctctctctccctgtctctctgttcAGTTCCAGGAGCTTTATTGTCTTGATTACAGTctgcagtgttgccaaagcaggtaaaacatgaacacatgttttagaaaatacagtaaataatgtAAACGATTAAATGGAGGTTGGAAAATACTgtaggaaaaatatatattattattattattattattatttcttggcagacgcccttatccagggagacttacaacataaatgcaaaatatattgttatatatttataacaatatagatttcatggaaaaaataaagacagaactgccactctctctctctctgtctgtctctccgtctctctctctctgtctctgtctctctctctctctctctctctctctctctctctctctctctctctctctctctctcacacacactcacacactttcCAAACTCCAATTCAGAGTATTATGTCAGTGCATGGGGCCACAGGAAATAACCTCATccactgtctctccctccctcccattctctctctcagtgtctctcccCTGGTGTTCAgtgacagacacgcacacaagGCCGCTGCACTGAGGCAGTCAGTGTGGTAATGACACACTTGTATCAGCCCCACGCTGCACTGcacactgtcctctctctctctctctctctctctctgggcagtgtgcagtagctgtgtgtgtattaaccCCTCCCTGTCCATCTCTCCCTAATTCCCTCAGACATCCTGAATTTCTGTGCCAATAACTACCTGGGTCTGTCCAGCCACCCGGCGGTGATCGAGGCCGGCGTGGCGGCGCTGCAGCAGTACGGGGCCGGGCTGAGCTCAGTGCGCTTCATCTGCGGGACACAGGTGAGGGGCAGCGCTGACTGAGCACGTGTGACTGAGTACGTGTGACTGAGTGTGTGTCGCACATTCAAACTGGAGGGGGGGGCTGAAGAAGTGTCGACCGGGGGGCGGACGTATTGTCGGAGGAAGGACACCCAGCCCCCTCTGTGCACGGCAGTGTGTCAGGACagtacagtatgtgtgtgtgtgtgactgtttctctgtgtgtcgggacagtacagtgtgtgtgactgtattattattattatttgtatttcttggcagacacccttatccagggcgacttacaacataagtgcaaacaaagtgcaaaaatacacaagtacaaggcatcaatcattacaaattctaattcaactaaaacatagcaattcaaaataatacattttacaaattccaatttccaatttacacaagtacagtaagagacttcctacatcctggacggtaaagctaagtgctgtcaagatgtagggttacagacgagggctacgggaaagggagcaaggaggaaaacaatcaagaacgtgaggagcataataagctgaagtgcatctagcagggatagaggactaatattacaagtgctgtcggaagagatgtgtcttgagtaagcgccggaatgaggtcaaggactctgctgttttgacttcggtgggcaggtcgttccaccatttagggttcagggatgagaaggagcggctctggaggaaggagagtggagaggaggcagagttagtcttctggcactggaggagcgcagtggtctggagggagtgtatggagagacgagggtctgaaggtagcttggtgcagtgtggtcgagacagcggtaggtgagggttgaagtcttgaactgaatgacTGTATGACTGTATGTTTCTGTTTGTCAGGACCTGCACAAGGCTCTGGAGAAGAAGATCGCTCAGTTCCATGAGCGGGAGGACGCCATCCTGTACGCCAGCTGCTTTGACGCCAACGCAGGACTGTTCGAGGTGCAGAGGGACTGACCAACCGACTGACACTTATTAactgaccgactgactgactgacacactgacacacaggctCTGCTCCTGTCAGGTCTTGCTGACCCCAGAGGATGCCGTCCTATCAGACGAGCTGAACCACGCGTCAATCATTGATGGGATCCGCCTCTGCAAGGCCCAGAAGTACCGGTACCGGCACCTGGACCTGGACGACCTGGAGAACAAGCTAAAACAGGCCCAGGTACTGATGTGACAGCGCTGCCCCGATGATACTGGTGCTGACCCAGTACACTGTAactgcctctccctctctctcagtgcagggTGCAGTGCGTATTcaccctccctcctctctccctcgccCTCTCTCAGAGCCAGCGCCTGCGTGTGATCGTGACCGACGGCGTGTTCTCCATGGACGGGGACGTGGCGCCGCTGCGGGGGCTGTGTGATCTGGCAGAGAGATACGCGGCGCTGGTCTTCATAGATGAATGCCATGCCACCGGCTTCCTGGGGGAGAGGGGCAGGTAGACAGGCTCAGACATTGAGCTCCAACTGCCctgacagagggacagagggaggtccatgtgtgtgtcagagtgtcagtgtgagcGTGTCGTGtttgtgtctcagtgctgctgTTCCCCTCCTGTCCTGCAGGGGCACTGATGAGCTGCTGGGGGTGATGAACAGAGTGCACATCATCAACTCCACCCTGGGCAAGGCTCTGGGGGGCGCTGCCGGTGAGACTGACTGTGTGTCCCTTTGTCCTTGGGTGTCCCCAAgtgtctctgtccctccctccctcttcttGTCTTTGTTTCGGTCTGTCTTTAACTCTTTCATTGTTTCTCTATTGATCTATAacctgtgctgtgtgtattaactctgtctctctctctcagggggcTACACGGTGGGCCCGAAGCCCCTGATCGACCTGCTGAGGCAGCGCTCGCGGCCATATCTGTTCTCCAACACGCTCCCCCCGCCCGTGGTGGGCTGCGCCAGCAAGGCCCTGGACCTGCTCATGGCGTCCAATCAGATTGCTCAGAGCATGGCAGCCAAGACCAAGAGGTGGGCTGGCAGGAGGGGGTGCTGTATGGTGTGCGATTGCTTAATGTATATTGGCTATGTATCCATCtcttttctgtgtgtttctccttctctgtttctctacctccctctctctctctcagtgcagtgggTGTGTGCagtaacccctctctctctgcctccctctctcaggtTTCGCAGTGGAATGGCCCAGGCTGGGTTCACGATCTCGGGGGCAGACCATCCCATCTGCCCCGTGATGCTGGGGGATGCCAGGCTGGCCTCCCAGATAGCTGAGGACATGCTGAAGAGAGGTGAGAGCTGGAATCCGtctcctgtccctctctctgtccagtTCAGTTCAAGAAAGCGAAAGACAAAGTGACATCAGGACAATGGGGAACAACACATCCATCATTATACACTGatgattctctctctccctctctctctctctctccggcaGGCATCTACGTGGTGGGCTTCAGTTTCCCTGTGGTGCCGCGGGGCAAGGCTCGTATCCGGGTGCAGATCTCGGCAGCGCACAGCGACGATGACATTGACCGCTGCGTCGACGCCTTCCGCGATGTCGGCCGCCTCCACGGCGTTGTCCCATAGGCAGATAGGCCATAGGCTGCagatgagagggagggagagctgTTACTGAGAAGATGAGACAATAAAGTTGTGAGAAGGCACCTGCGAGGAGATTGTGTTGTCGCTTGTCTCTATGAGAAGTGTGCTGGTGGATTTGTGCACTTTTGGTCCCAAGACCCACACATtgttacacactcacacacagtcccATTcattataacacacacacactgactgactgtagtttgtgtgtgagtgtatcatACAGGTAATAAAACCCAATTTAGACTTTTAATCAACAGTGAGTCTGCGGTGGGTGAATGCTATGGTGTGTGGAAGTAAACGAGTGTTGTAGCTGTGAATGTttctgtacattattattagtacagtacacacacacacactgatttgTCTGTATAAGAGGGGTTTCTTATTCTCTGTGTGCCTCTGTCTGTCTAATCGGcttgtctatctgtctgtctgtgtctgtgtatctgtccaGTTTTGGTCCAGTGTTGTTGTAAGAACACAGTATTCCAGAAGCACAGGACTGATATTGAGCTTTGACCTTAAGAGGCTTCCGTAGGAATGCCGATCAGACCGTGAGGCTCCTCCAGGTCAGAGCAGCTCGGGAGCATGGCTGGCCTCACTGAGGCCCTTGTGTGGCTGGGAGGCGGGCTTGTGtcggtgtgtgcgtgtgtgtttgtctgtccaAGTGTGTGAGTGGGGTGTGGGTGGATGGGGTTGTTGGATGGAAACCCTAGACGGCCCCGCAGATTCAGAGCCCCAGACTAGACTGCCAGTCTTAGAACCTCGGCCTctcggagagggagaggaagtggAAGAAGGAGGTAAGAAGGTAAGGGTGCCCTCCACCAGCGGCAACCAGCTGAAACAGAGAGTAAACAACATGCAGGCATATGCGGGATATTTAtgggcaaaataaataatgtacctTTAAATCCAGCTTTTTCAACAACCTCTTTCCTCCTTATATGGCTGGTACTTTTCACAAGAACAGTTTGCAGCCTTTCAGCTGCTCGTTCccctctctttctgtttctgtCCTGCAGAGAGCCAAGCTGAGGTGCCTGAACGctggctgcagtgtgtgtgtgtgtctaatgCAGAGCTTCACTTCTGTCCCAGTGTGCAAATCACCAAATAAGAATCCCAGGAGTGAGAGGCTGAACTGGGTCTCTGTCTCTGCCGTGTGGCCAGTTGGGTAATTGCACAGATCCAGGCAATGGCATTGCAGGAAAGTGTcccgctcccttccctcccacAGAAAGCACACACTGAGGCAAGTTTACTGAACTACAACAGCCCTGGTCTTCACCGAGTCTAAACACTCTGTCACTCAAGCACACCAGTCCGGTCTGACTGGCGTTAGTGGGACGGCAAGTGTATGCTCTGTTTTTTATCACAATGCTTAATAAAGGTACACTTCTGCATTCAGATAGTAACGGCCTGTTTGGACTTTCAGGGACACAATTCACTTCCACTTCTCCAGATTCAGGTGTTCAGTTTCACCTGATGAGTCGGGTCTCGGTGTGGCATGGCTCAGAAACGCAGGAGACGCACTGGACACTGCTAGACCTGTGCTAATGACATGCGTGTTCATTCTGTAGGGTTTAAAGTCAAATTGTAATTCTCCAGTGTGAACCTGGTGGTGACACAGTCATGGACATTAGCATGATCAGGCAATGGGGATTCGGGGGAGAACATGTGACACGCAGTTGTCTGTCAGCAGTGTAGTCTCCCGCTGTgggtaacacactgacacacaacagacAACTCCTCCCCGTGCAGAGCGCAGAATAAAGACAGAGCCTTCAACAGAGAACAAGTTTGACAATTTATAATGTCTATTATATTCATCACACCTGGATTTCAACctttattttacattgaaaGCAAGTGTCTGAGGACAGTGCTGGACCATCTGACATGAACCTAAAAGGGGATAGTTTGATGAAAACCCTTTCAAAAAGGGTGCGGTCATGTGACACGATCAACCCTTATAAACAGGGCCCTTCTAAAGTATTGAGCCACCGGTCACGTTTGAGGCGTGTGTCCAGTGATCGTCTGTGTGTAACAGATGTTCAGTCACTGGGACGCTGCTGGGCACACAGGCAGGGTGTCCTCTGCTCTGCTGGTCCCAGTGATGCTGCGCTCAGAGCTGAGGGCAGCGGAGGGGCACAGAGTactgctggctctgtgtgtaATAGTGATGAGCACAGGGAGGCCACACAGGCGCACTGTAGAGGGGGTTGTGTCTGCAGTTGTTGTGTTTGTACCGTTTGTCTTAAACAGGTTCTACAAATGCTGGTCAAAAAGGACTATTTATCAGCGGTCACATTACAAGTTGAGGAACTCTGTTGTACCTCCCAGGTTTGTGACATCACCCTGGTGTGATTAGTGCTGGCGGTGTGGGGGGCAGGAGCAGGCCAGTGGGGGTggttgtgtgtggttgtgtgtggtCTGGGTACAGGGGGCTGTATTTCGATCCCAGTACGCCCCTgcgcgtgcacacacacacacacacacacataatccaATTCATAATAGCACACtcaatcacatgcacacatggcgTACAGCGGGCCGGGCTCCGTACATCCAAAAGTGATCGTCTGTTTTGATGAGGCAGCGACACACGACAGGTTCCCCTGAGAGACGTGTGGCCCTGGAGGCCCAGCGCAGCACTGCAGCCCGGGGTGACGTTTAAAGCCCAGAACCCTGAACACACGTACAGCAATAGTGATGCCTGCAGGGTCTCAAGTTTGAGAAATGTCCCATTAATCAAGAAATCAGAACACCATTAAAGTgccgttgttattattgttatattgtaTCTATTTTCAGTCTTTCgttgttacatatatatatatatatatatattgttctgaAAGTCTGAAAGGTAtttattaaattgcatttaaaaataggatgagatgtatttaaattatattggaATATATAGATAGTATAATGTTAGTGCACCGCACACAGTCGCTCTCTTCCCGTCTGTCTCTCACTCCGCCATGTTGTTCCTCCTTTCCACACTTTCCCGCCATTAGAAACTCCCGCGACTCAGAAGAGAGAGGCAGTCTGAAGGAAGCGGATTGACGTCCTTCCTGACCAATCACAGCTCCCCGCGGCTTCGACGGGCGTTTCCTGTTGATATTCCCCGCCAAAACAGCCGGCGAGCAGGAAGGCGGCTTCTGGCCAATCACAGCCGGCAGTCGGAGAGATCCAGCCAATCAGAGAGGGAGTTGGCGACGCGACGCCTGTGCACCGGCCACCGGGGGCGGGCCGCTCGGTCGAGTTTTGCCGCGAAAGTGCGGCGTGGGGGCTGGACTCATTGTGCGGAGAGGCAGACGGCGGGTCGGCTCGGTGTAGCAGCGGAGAAGTTGAATTCCAATCCCGGATCAATACCTGATATCGGACCGATATGTCTGGATTCGACGACCCGGGCATCTTCTACAGCGAGAGCTTCGGCGGCGAGGCGGCGGGGGAGGAGGGCTCTCTGAGGCGCAGCCAGGCCAAGAAGCGCTTCCGAGAGTTCCTGCGCCAGTTCAGGGTCGGGACGGACCGCACCGGCTTCTCCTTCAAATACAGGTCCGGCTATCTtcttcattatcatcatcatcatcatcatcatcattattgttgttgttgttattattattattattgttaagatCGTATggttcaatgtgtgtgtgtgtatatatatatatatatatatatatatatgtgtgtgtgtgtgtgtatatgtatatgtgtgtgtgtgtgtgtatatgtatatgtgtatgtgtgtgtgtatatgtatatgtgtgtgtgtgtatgtatatatatatgtgtgtgtgtatatgtatatgtgtgtgtgtatatgtatatatatatgtgtgtgtgtgtgtatatgtatatatatatgtgtgtgtgtatatgtatatatatatgtatatgtgtatgtgtgtgtgtgtgtgtgtgtatatgtatatgtgtgtgtgtatatgtgtgtgtgtgtgtatatgtatatgtatatgtgtgtgtgtatatgtatatatatatatatatgtgtgtgtatatgtgtatgtgtgtgtgtgtatgtgtgtatatgtatatgtgtgtgtgtgtgtgtatatgtgtatgtgtgtgtgtatatgtgtatgtgtgtgtgtatatgtatatgtatatgtgtgtgtgtatatgtatatgtgtgtgtgtgtgtgtatatgtatatgtgtgtgtgtatatgtatatatatatgtgtgtgtgtatatgtatatatatatgtgtgtgtgtatatgtatatgtgtgtattaacTATAATCAGAGAAGTGGAAAGTGAATAAGGTTATTAATAATACAGAAGTGTTGTTGGTTGCTTCCAGGTGCATGCAAGTGTGCCTCTGTATCAGCACAGAAGCACgagcagagcagtgtgacacGTTGACACAACAGTAGCCCGTAAAGGCCGAGACAGTTAGTTAGGCTCTAGTGTTGTATTTTGTGCCGCAGGGATGAGCTGAAATGACACGccgtgctgtgtgttgtgttagtgtctgttgtgttactgtgctgtgttacggtgctgtgtgtcagtgtcatgCTGTGTTGTCTGTTGTGTTACTGTGCTATGTGTTGTTACTGTGTTGTGGAGCTGTTACAGTAAATGTGGTGTTGTGTTGCAGGGATGAGCTGAAGCGACACTACACGCTGGGGCAGTACTGGGTGGAGGTGGAGCTGGAGGACCTGTCCAGTTTTGACGAGGATCTGGCCGACTGTCTGTACAAGCAGCCCAACGAGCACCTgcccctggtgtgtgtgtgtgtgtgtgatgggacACTGGACTGTGCTTAGTAGAGTTTATATATGTTATGGTAATCTACTATCTATACTAGTATACTATAGCATACTGGATTGTATGTGACTGGACACTGCCATACTGGACTGGGCTCTGTGTGTCTGGACTACTGTACTGGACTGTCGCATTGTGATTGACAGCCTGCCTCTCCCTGCTTTGTCCAATCGCAGCTGGAGGAGGCGGCTCGTGAGGTGGCGGATGAGGTCACCAGGCCCCGCCCCCAGGGTGAGGAGACGGTACAGGAAGTGCAGGTCATGCTCAAGTCCGAGGGCAACCCCTCCAGCATCCGCACCCTGAAGGTACATcaaaaacctctctctctctctctgtccagcaGTGTCAGTATGCGTATTaactcctctctccccctcagtcTGAGCAGGTGTGCCGGTTGGTGAAGGTGCGGGGCATCGTGGTGTCTGCGGGGGGGGTGCGGGCGCGGGCGCTGCGTGTGTCCTTGCAGTGCCGTGGCTGCCGCTCGCTGCTGCCCCCGGTCACCCTGCCACCTGGCCTGGAGGGCTACAGCCTGCCCCGCAAGTGTAACACGTGAGTGACATGCCACAGACacgttctctctctcccctctctccctctgtcagtGTATATTAagcccctccctctctctctctctctctctcagggagcAGGCGGGTCGGGCCCGGTGTCCAGTCGACCCGTTCTTCGTGGTGCCA
It includes:
- the gcat gene encoding 2-amino-3-ketobutyrate coenzyme A ligase, mitochondrial, producing MLPRCLRRLSAPLRASYPGRPGHPARDTSALAQATAVLQGELEGIQAAGTWKSERIITSKQGPHISVEGSRGDILNFCANNYLGLSSHPAVIEAGVAALQQYGAGLSSVRFICGTQDLHKALEKKIAQFHEREDAILYASCFDANAGLFEVLLTPEDAVLSDELNHASIIDGIRLCKAQKYRYRHLDLDDLENKLKQAQSQRLRVIVTDGVFSMDGDVAPLRGLCDLAERYAALVFIDECHATGFLGERGRGTDELLGVMNRVHIINSTLGKALGGAAGGYTVGPKPLIDLLRQRSRPYLFSNTLPPPVVGCASKALDLLMASNQIAQSMAAKTKRFRSGMAQAGFTISGADHPICPVMLGDARLASQIAEDMLKRGIYVVGFSFPVVPRGKARIRVQISAAHSDDDIDRCVDAFRDVGRLHGVVP